The following are encoded together in the Hoplias malabaricus isolate fHopMal1 chromosome 3, fHopMal1.hap1, whole genome shotgun sequence genome:
- the LOC136691101 gene encoding cadherin-20-like, whose product MAGVLLNSRNITLIIMLLMLLTLTEGLLRDKVEKDLRVHSRSRVKRGWVWNQFFVLEEYTEQKPLYIGKLHSDMDKGDGSIKYILSGEGAGTTFTLDDSTGDIHAIQRLDREVKAQYILRAQARQRETGRPLEPESEFIVKIQDINDNEPKFLDGPYRATIPEMSPVGASVIRVTAVDADDPSYGNSARVVYSILEGQPYFSVDPKTGEVRVSLANMDREVREQYQLVIQAKDMEGQLGGLAGTTTVNITLSDVNDNPPKFSQKLYQMSALESSPMGSVVGRIQAKDRDIGINAEMKYSIIDGDGRDSFDISTDASNMFGVITIKKSLDFEKKRSHTLKVEGCNAHMDPRFANNGPFCDVTIVHVTVEDVDESPEFDSPFYYVEVPEDAEIGTVFKIVSARDPDAANNTIRYSIEPMSDPEKFFYMDITSGSLMTILPLDREEVVWHNLTVLAMEMNNPSKVGSVSVAIRVLDVNDNPPSMSQYYEAFVCENAKAGQMIQTVTAIDPDEPTGGHRFYYRLAPEAANNPNFTLRDNQDNSAWILTRRGGWSSRVQSVYYLTIMVSDGDEPAQSSSTTLTIRVCSCDAAGNSLSCDAEAYTLPASLSRAALIAILSCAFILFVMLILMLSLRSHSKKPYLTKEEENVHENIVRYDDEGGGEEDTEAFDIYALWGPRVDPLVNYSKLRQDMLPEIQSLSRYVPQPCISGVGEDGPNVHSYVLAKIYEADSDPCAPPYDSLQTYAYEGEGSIAESLSSLQSPASQTDHEYDYLNDWGPRFHKLAEMYGVGDNNGPVW is encoded by the exons ATGGCAGGCGTGCTTCTCAACAGTAGGAACATTACCCTGATCATCATGCTGTTGATGTTATTAACTCTGACTGAGGGGCTGCTAAGAGATAAAGTGGAAAAGGATCTGAGAGTGCACTCTCGGAGCAGAGTGAAGAGAGGATGGGTTTGGAACCAATTCTTTGTTCTGGAGGAATACACAGAACAAAAACCTCTGTACATTGGAAAG CTTCACTCGGACATGGACAAAGGTGACGGTTCCATCAAATATATCTTGTCGGGTGAAGGTGCGGGTACTACATTTACTTTGGATGACAGCACAGGTGATATCCATGCCATCCAACGCCTGGACAGAGAGGTCAAGGCCCAGTATATCCTCCGAGCTCAGGCCAGACAGCGTGAGACAGGGCGCCCCCTAGAGCCTGAATCTGAGTTCATAGTGAAGATTCAGGACATCAATGATAACGAGCCCAAATTCTTGGACGGACCCTACAGGGCGACCATCCCGGAGATGTCTCCAGTTG GTGCTTCTGTGATCCGAGTGACAGCTGTAGACGCTGATGACCCTTCGTATGGTAACAGTGCTCGTGTGGTCTACAGTatactggaggggcagccataCTTCTCTGTGGATCCAAAAACAG gTGAAGTGCGTGTGTCTCTGGCTAATATGGACCGGGAGGTCAGAGAGCAGTATCAGTTGGTTATTCAGGCTAAAGATATGGAAGGTCAACTGGGTGGTCTGGCAGGAACAACCACAGTCAACATCACACTCAGTGATGTGAACGACAACCCACCGAAATTCTCTCAGA AGCTGTACCAGATGAGTGCTTTAGAGTCCAGTCCGATGGGGTCAGTGGTGGGACGGATCCAAGCTAAAGATCGTGATATAGGCATTAATGCTGAAATGAAATACAGTATTATTGATGGAGATGGACGAGACTCTTTTGACATAAGCActgatgccagcaacatgttTGGTGTTATCACTATTAAAAAG agCCTGGACTTTGAAAAAAAGCGCAGCCATACTCTAAAAGTGGAAGGATGTAATGCTCACATGGACCCACGTTTCGCAAATAATGGCCCATTCTGTGATGTGACCATTGTCCATGTGACTGTAGAGGATGTGGATGAATCTCCGGAGTTTGACTCTCCATTTTACTATGTTGAAGTTCCTGAAGATGCAGAAATTGGAACTGTGTTCAAAATCGTCTCTGCCAGGGACCCTGATGCTGCAAACAACACAATAAG GTATTCTATAGAGCCAATGAGTGATCCTGAGAAGTTTTTCTACATGGACATTACCAGTGGCTCTCTGATGACCATACTGCCTCTGGACAGAGAGGAGGTTGTCTGGCACAACCTCACAGTGTTAGCTATGGAGATGA ATAACCCTTCAAAGGTTGGGAGTGTGTCTGTGGCTATAAGGGTTCTAGATGTAAATGATAATCCCCCCTCAATGTCACAGTATTATGAAGCttttgtgtgtgaaaatgccAAAGCAGGACAG ATGATCCAGACAGTAACAGCTATAGATCCAGATGAGCCCACTGGGGGGCATCGTTTCTATTACCGTTTAGCTCCTGAAGCAGCTAATAACCCCAACTTCACACTGAGGGACAACCAAG ATAACTCAGCATGGATTTTAACCCGGCGTGGGGGCTGGTCGTCTCGAGTTCAGAGTGTTTATTATTTGACAATTATGGTGTCAGATGGTGATGAGCCTGCTCAGTCCAGCAGCACCACTCTCACCATCCGTGTGTGCAGCTGTGATGCTGCTGGGAATTCTTTATCCTGCGATGCTGAGGCTTACACCCTTCCAGCCAGCCTGAGCAGAGCAGCACTCATTGCCATCCTCAGCTGCGCATTCATCCTCTTCG TGATGCTCATCCTGATGTTATCGCTGCGGAGCCACAGCAAAAAGCCCTACCTGACCAAGGAGGAGGAAAATGTGCATGAGAACATTGTACGTTACGATGACGAGGGCGGCGGGGAAGAGGACACAGAGGCGTTTGATATTTATGCACTGTGGGGCCCCCGTGTGGACCCACTGGTGAACTACAGCAAATTGCGACAGGACATGCTGCCCGAGATCCAGAGCCTTTCGCGCTACGTCCCTCAGCCTTGCATCAGCGGAGTGGGGGAAGACGGCCCGAATGTCCACAGCTATGTCCTGGCAAAAATCTACGAGGCCGATTCAGACCCATGTGCCCCGCCATATGATTCACTCCAGACGTACGCATATGAAGGCGAAGGTTCTATAGCGGAATCTCTTAGCTCCTTACAGTCCCCTGCCTCACAAACCGACCATGAGTATGATTACCTTAATGACTGGGGACCACGATTTCACAAACTAGCAGAAATGTACGGGGTTGGTGACAACAATGGCCCAGTGTGGTAG